In Nocardia sp. NBC_00403, the DNA window CTCGGTCACGCCGTGTGGGTGCGGGTGGTACCAGAGCGTCGCGGCGGGCTGATCGATCGTCCACTGCGGCGTCCATGTCGCTCCCGCCGCCACCATCTGATGCGGGCCACCGTCCATCGACGCGGGCAGATGCATGCCATGCCAGTGCACGGTGGAGGCTTCGGGTAGCGAATTGCGGACTCGGACCTCGACCTTTTCGCCACGCTTCGCCCGCAACGTCGGGCCGAGGTAGTCGCCGTTGAATCCCCACGTGTCCGTTGTCTGCCCGGCCCGGAATTCCTTTCGCCCCGAACGCATATCGAGCTCGAACACCCGGGTGCCGTCCGTCCGCAGCTGCGATTGCGCCAGCGGCGGAACAGCGAGCTCGTTCTCGAATTTCGTGCTGTCGACCGTGGAGACGACCGCGTTGACATACACCCAGGTGACGCCGCCGCCCACCGCGAGCACGAATACCGTCGCGAATGCGACAACGCCGATGAGCAACCGTCGCCACCAGCGCGGTCGAGGAACCGAAGACATGCACCGACAGTAGGAATCCGGACCGTCCGGACACATCGGGGAGCATCCCGATTTCACCCCTGACCCGGCCCCTGATACGTACTACTCACCGATTGTCGATGTCTGCCACACCCGCGCGGGCTGGTGTGCTCGAATTCTTTGGTGTCCGAGGCATTCTCGGCGCAGATCACCGTGCCGGTGCGCAGGCACACGCCCGCTTCGATCCACTCCCGCCGCGCCTGGTCCGGGCGGCGCGTGATCATCGAACGCGGAGAATTGGTCGATGATCGTCTGTTCACCCATCACCGAGCCGCGGCGCATCTGTATCTCGTCGCGCGGCAACCGGAAATGGTTGATCCGCAGACTAATTCGTCGCGAGTCAGTCGTCGGCGAGTTCGGCGGTCGCGTCGCGCCCTGCCTCGGCGGTGCGACGCAGAAAGTCCGCGATCACCTCCAGTTGGGCGTCGCTGTACCGCTCGCAGAGGTCGTCCATGCGGGTGTTCATGCCGGCGAGCATGCGATAGATCTCCGGATTGCGGTCGCGGGTCGCGCGTACGGTGACGGCGCGGCGATCGGTCGCGCCGGGGTCGCGTTCGCGAGTGATCCAGCCGCCGCGCTGCAGTCGATCGAGTACGCCGGTGATGGTTGCCGGGTGCAGGCCGGCGAGCTTGGCCAGCGCGCCGGGGCTGAGCGGGCCGTGCCGGTTGATGAGGTCGAGGCAATTCCAGTCGGCGTCCTTGAGTTCGACCCTGGCTCCGAACTGGCGATTCAGTAGCGACAGTTGGATGTTCAGGTCGCGAAGCGACTCTTTGACTGCGCGCGCCGACTGTCGATGCCGCCGCGCATCTGCATTTGATACGTCACTCATATTGTATGACCTTCAAAATAGATGATATGATTCTCATATGATACGGCGCTCGGATGAACGAGCGCCAGAGGCGTGCCGAATATCTGCAGAAGGAAATCCACCATGCGCATCATCGTTTTCGGAGCCAACGGCCCCACCGGCCGGCTGCTGACCGGCCAGGCCCTCGACGCTGGCCACGACGTCGTCGCCGTCACGCGGCGGCCGGCCGAATTCCCGATCGCCCACGAGCGGCTTGCCGTTTTCGGGGGCGATGTCCACCAATTGGATTCGGTCGACACGGCCATCGCGGGCGCCGACGCCGTGGTTTCCACGCTCGGCGTGCCCTATGGCAAAGGGGCGATCACCACCTACTCCACCGGGGTCGGCAACATCGTGGCCGCCATGCACCGCCACGGCGTGCGTCGCATCGGTGTGGTTTCGTCCAGTGCGGTCGACCCGAAGCCCTACTCGGATGCCGGGTTCCTTTTCAACCGAGTGCTACAGCCCTACATCGTGCGGGTCATGGGCAAGACCCTCTATGACGACATGCGACGAATGGAAACGCTGCTGCGGGCCAGCGATCTCGAGTGGACGATCGTGCGTCCCGGCGGGCTGTACGAACTGCCCGCCGTCACGGATTACACGATGGTCGAGGGGCATGTCGACAGTCGCTATACCGCGCGCATCGATCTGGCAGCGAGTCTGCTCCGGCTGGTCGGCGACGACCGATTCGTGCGCAAAATCGTCGGGGTCGTCACGACAACCGATAACCCGAGCCTGCTGCAATTGATCCGCAAGGAGGCGCTCGGCAAGAGCTGATGCGGGGCGTGGGGACCGGTCGTCCGCGGCGCGAGTTGCTGGCCTACTCCGTGTTCGAGCTGGTCGCAGCCGTTTTCTGGCCGGTTTCGGCATAGTGGCGTGGATCACAAAGGGTGCTTGTCACGTTCCGCGGCCGTTGTTTGTCCCATGGTCGTCACCAACCAACGAACCCGAACCGGTGACATGGACCATGGGAGAAGCGCCATGAACACGCAGCGGATCGTCATCCTCGGCGCCGGCTACACCGGCATGCTCGCCGCCGTGCGGCTGGCCCGGCGGACACGCAAACTCGACACCAAGATCACCGTTGTCAACCCGTCCGCCCGGTTCACCGAGCGGCTGCGGATGCACCAGATCGCGGCGGGCCAGGAATTGGCCGACCACCGGATCCCGGTCCTGCTGGCGGGCACCGGCGTCGAATTCGTCCAGGGCTGGGCCACTTCCATCGACACGGTCGGACAGCGGGTCATCGTCGACGGCGCCGCGGCCCTGCACTACGACACCCTCGTCTACGCCCTCGGCAGCAGCACCGATACCACCATCGTGCCCGGCGCCGCCGACCGCGCCTGGACCCTGAACGATCCCCGCGCCGCGCACCGTTTCTCCGAACACCTCGCGGCAGCCGAAGCCGACGGCGGCACCGTCGCGGTCTGTGGCGGCGGCCTGACCGGCATCGAGGCCGCGGCCGAAATCGCCGAGAACCACCGGAGGTTGAAGGTCACACTGATCAGCAGCACCGAGCCCGGCGCGATGATGGGCGAGCAGGCCCGCGCCTACCTGAACAAGGCGCTGGACCGTCTCGGTGTCGCACGCGAGATCGGCAATGCCGTCACCAAGGTGCTGCCGGACGCGGTCGAGCTGGCCAACGGCGAACTGGTTCCCGCAGATCTGACGCTGTGGACCACCGGCGTCCGCGTGTCTCCACTGGCCGCCCAGGCGGGCATCGAAACCGACGCGCGCGGTCTGATCGTGGTCGACCCGACCCTACGGTCGGTGTCGCACCCGAATATTCGCGCCATCGGCGATGCTGCCGCGGTGCGCCAGGCCTGGGGCCAGGTCCACGGCACCTGCCAGTCCGGCATGCCGACCGCCGCATACACCGCCGACACCATCGCGCGGGCGCTGCGCGGCAAGAAGGTCGAGCCGTTCCGTTTCGGCTACTTCCATCAGCCGGTCAGCCTGGGACGCAAGGACGCGGTCATCCAGTTCGCCAAGGCCGACGACACTGCAGGCCGGTTCTACCTGACCGGTCGTGCCGCGGTGATCTACAAGGAGGCCGTCAGCAGCAGCCCGGTACCGACCTTCAAGATGAGCAAGAAGATGACGATGTCGGTGCAGCTGTCCAAGGGCGGCGAAGCCACCCGTGCGACAGCATGACGCCACGCATACCGCCCGCCGCACACCCTATGGCGGGCGGTAGGTTCACCTGACTTGTACGGCCTGAATACTCGGGGAGGTGGAACCGTCGATGGTCGACCGAACACCGGCACAGGATCCCTTCATCGAACATCGGCGGCTGCTGTTCGCCACCGCCTACCGGATGCTGGGCACCGTCACCGATGCGGAGGACATCCTCCAGGACACCTGGTTGAAGTGGAACGACACCGATCAGTCGACCGTTCAGCATCCCAAGTCCTATCTGGTCCGCACGGTCACCAACCTATCGTTGAACCGGCTGACCTCTGCCAAGGCCACCCGCGAAACCTACGTCGGCCCTTGGCTTCCCGAGCCGCTGCTGACCTCGCCGAATGTCGCGGAGGAGACCGAGTTGGCCGACACCGTCTCCACCGCGATGCTGGTGGTGCTGGAAACCTTGAGCCCGGTCGAACGGGCGGTCTTCCTGCTGCGTGAGGTCTTCGGCTACTCGCACGCCGAAATCGCCGACACCCTCGACAAGCCCGAGACCACGGTCCGTCAGATCGCGCACCGGGCCAGGGCTCACGTGCAGTCCCGTCGTCCGCGGTTCGACACCGACAAGGCCGAGCGGGCGCACATCACCGACCAATTCATGGCCGCGTGCTCGGGCGGCGACCTCAATGCGCTGATGGATCTGTTGGCCCCCGATGTGACCGCGTGGTCCGACGGCGGTGGCGTGGTGACCGCGGCGCGGCGTCCACTGCACGGCCCCGACCATGTGGCCCGCTGGATCCTGGGCGTGCTGGCCAAACCGGTCGCGGCCGGTTTCGCCCTCGAATCCGCCGACATCAACGGCGAACTCGGTGCGCTCGCCCTCATCGGTGGAAACCCCGGCGCCGCCTTCACCTACGACATCGTCGACGGGCGGATCCAGAACCTCCGCTTCCAGGTCAATCCGCACAAGCTCGCGGGGTTGTACATGGGGACCGACACCCTCGGCTGAGGTACGGACGGCGGAAAACCGCCAGTCGCCTTACGATCTTGCGGTGACCAGCGAGACCACCGATACGAACGTGGAGGGGGGACAAGTCCGGGCTTCGACGCTGGAGCTCTTCTTCGACCTCGTCTTCGTCTTCACCATCACCCAATTGACCCACGTGTACACCCATCACCCCGGCTGGCAGGCGCTGGCTCAGGTAGCACTGCTGTTCGGTGTCATCTGGTGGATGTACAGCGGCTACGTCTGGCTCACCAACGAAGTGGCGCCGAGCAGCTCGTCCCGGCGGACCTGGCTATTGCTCGGAATGTTCGGGTTCTTCGTGCTCGCGCTGGCGATCCCGGATGCCTTCCATGGCACCGGCATCGCGTTCGGCCTCGGCTACGTCCTGGTCAATACCGTGCACACGGCGATGTTCTATTCGAGCGGCGGCGCCTCCGCGACGATCGCCATCAAGCGGATCGCGCCGCTGAACGCACTTGCTGCCGGGCTGGTGCTGGCCGGCGGTTTCGTGCACGACTGGGCCCAATACCTGTGCTGGGGAATGGCTTTCGCGGTCCAGGTACTCAGCCCTTACCTGGTCGACACCGGCAACTTCGTGGTCAGGGCAAGTCACTTCTGCGAGCGGCACGGTCTGGTCGTCATCGTTGCCATCGGTGAGTCCGTCGTTGCCATCGGCGCCGGACTGGCGGGAGAGAAACTGACCGTCGCGCTGGTCGCGAATGTCGCGCTCGGCCTGGCGCTGGCCTATGTGCTGTGGTGGGCGTACTTCGGCATCGATGACGAGCGCGGCGAACACGCGCTCGGAGAGGTACCCGACCGGCAGCGCTCCACCGTTGCCGTCCTCGCGTACGGCTACGCGCTCTATCCGCTGTTGATCGGCATCATCGTGACCGCTGCGGGTATCAAGATGAGCATCGCGCACGGCAACGAGGTCGCCTCCGTCGCCACCGCGGCCGCGCTCTCCGGTGGTGTCGCCCTCTACTTCCTCGGGCAGTTCTTCTTCCGCCGCGCCCTACGTCTGCCGCGCTCGTGGTATCGCCTCGTCGCCGCTGCGGCGGTCGCGGCGACGATCCCGATCGGCGTCGCGTGGGTGGCATGGGCCCAGCTCGCCGCGCTCGTCGGCGTCGCCTACATCGCCGTGATCGCCGACGATCTGATCACCCTGCGCACCGGCCAGCACAGCGCTTACCTCTAGCCGGCGCACCCGAGTTCGTCCGGGCGAAGCACGATCGCCGTTGTTGTGGTGGTCGGATGCGGGGTCGCGGGCTGATCGGACCGACCCGGTTCGGGACAATGGCCGCTGTGTGTGCCGATGAACTCGCTGTGGAACCGCCCGCCGCCGCGCGCCGATTGCTCGGCGCCACCCTCTGGTCGGGGCCGGTCGGGGTGCGGATCGTCGAGGTGGAGGCATACGGCGGAGATCCGACCGGGCCGTGGCCGGACCTCGCATCACATTCCGGGCGCGGGCGGACCAAGCGCAATGCGGTGATGTTCGGGCCGGCCGGGGTGCTGTACGTCTATCTCAGCTACGGCATGCACACCTGCGTCAATGTGACGAGTGGGCCGGACGGGACCGCGAGCGCAGTGCTGATCCGATCGGGCGAAGTAGTGGCCGGGCTGCAGACAGCACGCGCGCGCCGAACGACCGCACGTAGCGATGTCGACCTGGCGAAGGGACCGGGCAATCTCGGTAGCACGCTCGGAATCACGTTGGGCGACTACGGAACTCCACTGTTCGACCCGTCCTCGCCGATCCGGCTGGAACTGGCCGGCGCACTGAGCGCAGCCGAGATCGCCAGCGGGCCACGCGTCGGCGTCAGGATGGCGGCCGAACAGGCGTGGCGATTCTGGCTGCCTGCCTCGACTGCTGTTTCGGTGTACCGCCGCAGCCCACGCGCACCGCGGATCGAGACGGGCTCCGGACCTGGACCGCATCGATGACCGGCGGGTCCTGACCCATCATGTCCGCGCCATCTGCACACCTTCAGCCAGGCATAAAATCAGGTACTGGCGAATTTTGGCGGCAGCGATGAGTTTCTGTGGTGGCCTCCGTCCTATCTGGTAAGCGCGCCACACCGACTCGAAGCCACCGGCAAAGGAGCACCCCTGTGACCACCATCGCCCGCCCCGTCACCGCCACTGTTGCGCCGAGCCGCACGCGCAACATCACCCTCTGGACCCTGCAGATCGTGCTCGGCCTCTTCTTCATCATCGCCTCGGCCGCACCGAAGTTCGTCGGGCAGCACGACGCCGTCGAGGTGTACGCGGAGATCGGTTGGGGCCAGTGGTTCCGCTACGTGACCGGCGTCGTCGAGCTCGCCGGCGGCCTCGGCCTACTGATCCCGCGACTGTCCGGATCCGCCGCGGCCGGCCTGTCGATCACCGTGGTGTGCGCCGCCGCGACCCAAGCCTTTCTGCTCGGCGCCCCGAGCATGGCGATCTTCCCGCTGGTCCTGTGCGTGGTGTTCGTGTGGATCGCATGGAACCGCCGCGACAGCATCGCGGCCCTGCGAGCGACGCTGACCCGCTGACAGGACCCGACTCGACCAACTGAACATCGGACAGCGATCGGCGGACCGAGGTCCGCCGATCGCTGTCTTTCGAGTACGGCGCACGCCCACGAAATCCACTCGACCTGCGCGGCACGTCCCGGCGAGACTGAGGCGAACGCGGGTCATCGGGATCCGTGCGGAAAGATGGGACAGCGTGAGCGGCGACATCATTGATGAACTGACCTGGCGCGGACTGATCGCACAGTCCACCGACCTGGATGCCCTGCGCTCGGCGCTGGCTGCCGACCGCCTGACCCTCTATGCCGGTTTCGATCCCACCGGCCCCAGCCTGCACGCCGGACACCTGGTGCCGCTGCTCGCACTGCGCCGTTTCCAGCGGGCCGGTCATCGGCCGATCGTGTTGGCAGGCGGCGCCACCGGCCTCATCGGCGATCCGCGTGACGTCGGCGAACGGACCATGAACTCGTCCGACACAGTTGCGGACTGGGCCGAGCGGATCCGTTCCCAGCTCGAGCGTTTCGTCGACCTGGACGATTCACCGACCGGCGCGGTCATCGTCAACAACATGGAATGGACCGGGAACCTGTCGACCGTCGACTTCCTGCGCGACGTCGGCAAGCATTTCTCGGTGAACGTCATGCTGGCCCGCGACACCATCAAGCGGCGCCTCGACGGCG includes these proteins:
- a CDS encoding low temperature requirement protein A, encoding MTSETTDTNVEGGQVRASTLELFFDLVFVFTITQLTHVYTHHPGWQALAQVALLFGVIWWMYSGYVWLTNEVAPSSSSRRTWLLLGMFGFFVLALAIPDAFHGTGIAFGLGYVLVNTVHTAMFYSSGGASATIAIKRIAPLNALAAGLVLAGGFVHDWAQYLCWGMAFAVQVLSPYLVDTGNFVVRASHFCERHGLVVIVAIGESVVAIGAGLAGEKLTVALVANVALGLALAYVLWWAYFGIDDERGEHALGEVPDRQRSTVAVLAYGYALYPLLIGIIVTAAGIKMSIAHGNEVASVATAAALSGGVALYFLGQFFFRRALRLPRSWYRLVAAAAVAATIPIGVAWVAWAQLAALVGVAYIAVIADDLITLRTGQHSAYL
- a CDS encoding NAD(P)-dependent oxidoreductase encodes the protein MRIIVFGANGPTGRLLTGQALDAGHDVVAVTRRPAEFPIAHERLAVFGGDVHQLDSVDTAIAGADAVVSTLGVPYGKGAITTYSTGVGNIVAAMHRHGVRRIGVVSSSAVDPKPYSDAGFLFNRVLQPYIVRVMGKTLYDDMRRMETLLRASDLEWTIVRPGGLYELPAVTDYTMVEGHVDSRYTARIDLAASLLRLVGDDRFVRKIVGVVTTTDNPSLLQLIRKEALGKS
- a CDS encoding RNA polymerase sigma-70 factor, encoding MVDRTPAQDPFIEHRRLLFATAYRMLGTVTDAEDILQDTWLKWNDTDQSTVQHPKSYLVRTVTNLSLNRLTSAKATRETYVGPWLPEPLLTSPNVAEETELADTVSTAMLVVLETLSPVERAVFLLREVFGYSHAEIADTLDKPETTVRQIAHRARAHVQSRRPRFDTDKAERAHITDQFMAACSGGDLNALMDLLAPDVTAWSDGGGVVTAARRPLHGPDHVARWILGVLAKPVAAGFALESADINGELGALALIGGNPGAAFTYDIVDGRIQNLRFQVNPHKLAGLYMGTDTLG
- a CDS encoding DNA-3-methyladenine glycosylase, producing the protein MAAVCADELAVEPPAAARRLLGATLWSGPVGVRIVEVEAYGGDPTGPWPDLASHSGRGRTKRNAVMFGPAGVLYVYLSYGMHTCVNVTSGPDGTASAVLIRSGEVVAGLQTARARRTTARSDVDLAKGPGNLGSTLGITLGDYGTPLFDPSSPIRLELAGALSAAEIASGPRVGVRMAAEQAWRFWLPASTAVSVYRRSPRAPRIETGSGPGPHR
- a CDS encoding NAD(P)/FAD-dependent oxidoreductase, coding for MNTQRIVILGAGYTGMLAAVRLARRTRKLDTKITVVNPSARFTERLRMHQIAAGQELADHRIPVLLAGTGVEFVQGWATSIDTVGQRVIVDGAAALHYDTLVYALGSSTDTTIVPGAADRAWTLNDPRAAHRFSEHLAAAEADGGTVAVCGGGLTGIEAAAEIAENHRRLKVTLISSTEPGAMMGEQARAYLNKALDRLGVAREIGNAVTKVLPDAVELANGELVPADLTLWTTGVRVSPLAAQAGIETDARGLIVVDPTLRSVSHPNIRAIGDAAAVRQAWGQVHGTCQSGMPTAAYTADTIARALRGKKVEPFRFGYFHQPVSLGRKDAVIQFAKADDTAGRFYLTGRAAVIYKEAVSSSPVPTFKMSKKMTMSVQLSKGGEATRATA
- a CDS encoding MarR family winged helix-turn-helix transcriptional regulator — encoded protein: MSDVSNADARRHRQSARAVKESLRDLNIQLSLLNRQFGARVELKDADWNCLDLINRHGPLSPGALAKLAGLHPATITGVLDRLQRGGWITRERDPGATDRRAVTVRATRDRNPEIYRMLAGMNTRMDDLCERYSDAQLEVIADFLRRTAEAGRDATAELADD
- a CDS encoding DoxX family protein gives rise to the protein MTTIARPVTATVAPSRTRNITLWTLQIVLGLFFIIASAAPKFVGQHDAVEVYAEIGWGQWFRYVTGVVELAGGLGLLIPRLSGSAAAGLSITVVCAAATQAFLLGAPSMAIFPLVLCVVFVWIAWNRRDSIAALRATLTR